The Streptomyces seoulensis genome contains a region encoding:
- a CDS encoding TerD family protein codes for MSREFQRGHKARISDLTAGTDLYVGVQISAPGLSFDISCFGLDADERLSDDRYFVFFNQPKSPEESIQLLGAQAGDTESFRVTLDRIPPQIHKLSFTATIDGDGQMSKIAPGYLRIVAGGEEVARYAFTGAEFTTERAVMLGDLYLKDVWRFAAVGQGFDGGLEALLRNFGGEVAEEEAPAPAQPEPAAPGFAPPAFAVPSGPATPSAPQAFTPPAAPRPDVHAAPTLVEPLTPAAGTVPPPAPAPAAPPSAPLPPGYGQAPGQPPAAPMPPGYGTPPSHGGPPAAPMPSGHAQVPGQATASYGVPQGAPQGAAGVGAALQKFKEAPTGQRWTQQNQKLIRVDLGAGGQPVLARQGSMVLYQGKVDFNYKGAGFAGRLAGNATGQEMQLMRCTGQGQVFLADESTHLHPIELQGDAICVSAENVLAFDESLQYEVRRIEGHGIPGGALFTMQFQGTGTLVVKTHGTPVVLPVTPTTFADCHAVVAWSAASQVIVSSQVRMRRNAYAGDTGESVNLQFRGAPGNFIVVQPYEV; via the coding sequence ATGTCCAGGGAATTCCAACGCGGCCACAAGGCCCGGATCAGTGACCTCACCGCGGGTACGGATCTGTACGTGGGCGTGCAGATCTCCGCCCCCGGACTGAGCTTCGACATCAGTTGCTTCGGCCTCGACGCCGACGAACGCCTCTCCGACGACCGGTACTTCGTCTTCTTCAACCAGCCGAAGTCCCCCGAGGAATCCATCCAGTTGCTGGGCGCGCAGGCCGGCGACACCGAGTCGTTCCGGGTCACGCTGGACCGGATCCCGCCGCAGATCCACAAGCTGTCGTTCACCGCGACCATCGACGGTGACGGGCAGATGTCCAAGATCGCACCCGGCTATCTGCGTATCGTCGCGGGTGGCGAGGAGGTGGCGCGGTACGCCTTCACCGGCGCCGAGTTCACCACCGAGCGGGCCGTCATGCTCGGCGACCTCTATCTCAAGGACGTGTGGCGCTTCGCCGCGGTCGGACAGGGCTTCGACGGCGGTCTCGAGGCGCTGCTGAGGAACTTCGGCGGAGAGGTGGCCGAGGAGGAGGCGCCCGCGCCGGCCCAGCCGGAGCCCGCCGCCCCCGGTTTCGCCCCGCCCGCCTTCGCCGTGCCCTCCGGACCGGCCACGCCCTCCGCGCCCCAGGCGTTCACCCCGCCCGCGGCGCCCCGGCCCGACGTGCACGCGGCGCCCACCCTGGTCGAACCCCTGACCCCGGCCGCCGGCACCGTCCCGCCGCCGGCCCCGGCACCCGCCGCCCCGCCGAGCGCACCCCTGCCGCCGGGCTACGGCCAGGCCCCCGGCCAGCCCCCGGCAGCGCCGATGCCGCCCGGCTACGGCACCCCGCCCTCCCACGGCGGCCCGCCCGCCGCCCCCATGCCGTCGGGCCACGCCCAGGTCCCCGGCCAGGCCACCGCCTCCTACGGCGTCCCCCAGGGCGCGCCCCAGGGAGCGGCCGGAGTGGGTGCCGCGCTCCAGAAGTTCAAGGAGGCGCCCACGGGGCAGCGCTGGACCCAGCAGAACCAGAAGCTGATCCGCGTCGACCTCGGCGCCGGCGGCCAGCCGGTGCTGGCCCGTCAGGGCAGCATGGTGCTCTACCAGGGCAAGGTCGACTTCAACTACAAGGGCGCCGGATTCGCCGGACGGCTCGCGGGCAACGCCACCGGCCAGGAGATGCAGTTGATGCGCTGCACCGGCCAGGGCCAGGTCTTCCTCGCCGACGAATCCACCCACCTCCACCCGATCGAGCTCCAAGGCGACGCGATCTGCGTCTCCGCCGAGAACGTCCTCGCCTTCGACGAGAGCCTCCAGTACGAGGTCCGCCGTATCGAGGGCCACGGCATCCCCGGCGGCGCGCTGTTCACCATGCAGTTCCAGGGCACCGGCACGCTCGTCGTCAAGACCCACGGCACGCCCGTCGTGCTGCCCGTGACCCCCACGACCTTCGCCGACTGCCACGCGGTCGTCGCCTGGTCGGCCGCCTCGCAGGTGATCGTCTCCAGCCAGGTCCGGATGCGCCGCAACGCCTACGCGGGCGACACGGGAGAGAGCGTGAACCTCCAGTTCCGGGGCGCCCCCGGCAACTTCATCGTCGTCCAGCCGTACGAGGTCTGA
- a CDS encoding M48 metallopeptidase family protein, with amino-acid sequence MPIEPTEQQQPTAHGPVEVRRSDRRRRTVSAYREGDRTIVLIPARMSKAEEQRWVTAMLDRLAAKEARRTAPGGDAALTERAERLSQRYFEGRAKPGSVRWVTNQNTRWGSCTPAEGTIRLSHRLRVMPEYVVDYVLCHELAHLLVPGHGPDFWRLLESYPRTERARGYLEGVAAAARLPEDTDDEEV; translated from the coding sequence GTGCCCATCGAACCCACCGAACAGCAGCAGCCCACCGCACACGGCCCCGTCGAGGTCCGGCGCAGCGACCGGCGCCGCCGGACCGTCTCCGCGTACCGCGAGGGCGACCGCACCATCGTGCTGATCCCCGCCCGCATGTCGAAGGCGGAGGAACAGCGGTGGGTCACCGCCATGCTCGACCGGCTCGCCGCCAAGGAGGCCAGGCGGACCGCGCCCGGCGGTGACGCCGCGCTGACCGAGCGCGCCGAGCGGCTGTCGCAGCGGTACTTCGAGGGCCGGGCCAAGCCCGGCTCGGTGCGCTGGGTGACCAACCAGAACACCCGCTGGGGATCGTGCACCCCGGCGGAGGGCACGATCCGGCTCTCGCACCGGCTGCGGGTGATGCCCGAGTACGTCGTCGACTACGTGCTCTGCCACGAGCTGGCCCATCTGCTGGTGCCCGGTCACGGCCCGGATTTCTGGCGGCTGTTGGAGTCGTACCCGCGCACCGAGCGGGCCCGCGGCTATCTGGAGGGCGTGGCCGCCGCCGCACGGCTGCCCGAGGACACGGACGACGAGGAGGTGTGA
- a CDS encoding AIM24 family protein codes for MNQPLAGFAPAPVTARMENHGSHMLKVAMQTGNDLLARVGSMVAYEGFIQYEPNPPAVRQIARDWMTGEGAPLMKCSGDGLLYLADYGADVVVINLAGDGISVNATNLLAFDAGLTWGVERVKGLAKFAGQGLWNTRISGQGWVALTSRGTPIVVDCGGGEDETYVDPDALVAWSPNLKVKGKRSFKAQSLIGRGSGEAYQMAFSGQGIVVVQPSEDSTDRLRFRG; via the coding sequence ATGAACCAGCCGCTCGCGGGCTTCGCCCCCGCACCCGTCACCGCCCGCATGGAGAACCACGGCAGCCACATGCTGAAGGTCGCCATGCAGACCGGCAACGACCTCCTCGCGCGCGTGGGCTCGATGGTCGCCTACGAGGGCTTCATCCAGTACGAGCCCAACCCGCCCGCCGTGCGCCAGATCGCCCGCGACTGGATGACCGGCGAGGGCGCCCCGCTGATGAAGTGCTCCGGCGACGGACTGCTCTACCTCGCCGACTACGGCGCCGACGTGGTGGTGATCAACCTCGCCGGCGACGGCATCTCCGTCAACGCCACCAACCTGCTCGCCTTCGACGCCGGCCTCACCTGGGGCGTGGAGCGGGTCAAGGGGCTCGCCAAGTTCGCCGGGCAGGGCCTGTGGAACACCCGGATCTCCGGGCAGGGCTGGGTCGCGCTGACCTCGCGCGGCACCCCGATCGTCGTGGACTGCGGCGGCGGCGAGGACGAGACCTACGTCGACCCGGACGCTCTGGTGGCGTGGTCCCCGAACCTCAAGGTGAAGGGCAAGCGCAGCTTCAAGGCGCAGTCACTGATCGGCCGGGGCAGCGGCGAGGCGTACCAGATGGCCTTCTCCGGACAGGGCATCGTCGTCGTCCAGCCCAGCGAGGACAGCACCGACCGCCTCCGGTTCCGGGGCTGA
- a CDS encoding TOMM precursor leader peptide-binding protein, whose amino-acid sequence MHPMVKPALRRGWRDLGTVQFGMTPAHAITLGPVDLATASFLELLDGTRDVPLLREEARRMDLPDGHAERLVRRLGRAGLLDDTRDCSPAATALRERGEALERLRPDLASLSLTTAEPGGALTRLAARRALRVRVLGAGRVGSVLAALLSGAGVGEVDVRDVGRVQPWDVAPGGLPAEAVGERRDEAARAAVRRAAPERPPRRTRGGRLSAPGPDEPGLSLVVLAPRDDVAVHAPDPFLAEPLMISGTPHLHAGVVEGTGVVGPLVLPGRTGCAGCLQQHRTDEDPAWPRLITQWRSGRARRVGACDLTLATAVAGLAAAHALSFLDGAEPAATGTRWEASLPALTWDPRPVAPHPACGCGAKERRRGSTPAGTGEEAVGEHSSTRGLPRATMAVQRPSAERRRETGAARPTGTWRAHV is encoded by the coding sequence ATGCATCCGATGGTGAAACCGGCGCTGCGGCGCGGCTGGCGCGATCTCGGCACCGTGCAGTTCGGCATGACTCCGGCGCACGCGATCACTCTTGGCCCGGTGGACCTGGCCACGGCCTCCTTCCTGGAACTGCTCGACGGCACCCGCGATGTGCCGCTGCTGCGGGAGGAGGCCCGGCGGATGGATCTTCCTGACGGTCATGCCGAGCGGCTGGTGCGGCGGTTGGGCCGGGCGGGGCTGCTCGACGACACACGGGACTGCTCCCCGGCCGCGACCGCGCTGCGGGAGAGAGGGGAGGCGCTGGAGCGGCTGCGCCCGGATCTCGCCTCGCTGTCGCTGACCACGGCGGAGCCGGGCGGCGCGCTCACCCGCCTCGCCGCCCGGCGTGCCCTGCGGGTGCGGGTCCTGGGCGCGGGCCGGGTGGGTTCCGTACTGGCGGCGCTGCTGTCCGGGGCGGGGGTCGGGGAGGTCGATGTGCGCGACGTGGGCCGGGTGCAGCCGTGGGACGTGGCGCCGGGCGGGCTGCCGGCCGAGGCGGTGGGCGAGCGGCGGGACGAGGCGGCGCGGGCTGCCGTGCGCCGGGCGGCCCCGGAGCGGCCGCCGCGCCGGACCCGTGGTGGCCGGCTTTCCGCTCCCGGGCCGGACGAACCGGGACTCTCGCTGGTGGTCCTCGCTCCGCGCGACGATGTCGCGGTGCACGCGCCGGACCCCTTCCTCGCCGAGCCGCTCATGATCTCCGGGACCCCGCATCTCCACGCGGGTGTGGTGGAGGGCACGGGTGTCGTCGGGCCGCTGGTGCTGCCCGGCCGGACGGGGTGCGCGGGCTGTCTCCAGCAGCACCGCACCGACGAGGACCCGGCGTGGCCCCGGCTGATCACCCAGTGGCGCTCGGGCAGGGCGCGCCGGGTGGGCGCCTGCGATCTGACCCTGGCCACGGCGGTCGCGGGACTCGCCGCCGCCCACGCCCTGAGCTTCCTCGACGGGGCCGAACCGGCCGCCACCGGCACCCGCTGGGAGGCGTCCCTACCCGCTCTGACCTGGGACCCTCGCCCTGTCGCCCCGCATCCGGCATGCGGTTGCGGGGCGAAGGAGAGGAGGAGAGGGAGCACCCCGGCGGGGACCGGGGAGGAAGCCGTGGGGGAGCACTCCTCAACGCGAGGGCTGCCGCGCGCGACAATGGCGGTGCAACGGCCGTCGGCCGAGCGGCGACGCGAGACCGGCGCGGCGCGGCCGACAGGGACTTGGAGGGCGCATGTCTGA